In one window of Mucilaginibacter auburnensis DNA:
- a CDS encoding beta-ketoacyl synthase chain length factor, with protein sequence MSIYIRSAASVSAQNTLDNTQFLANPMEYTGTRVPVVDPDYKQYIDPKLIRRMSHVIKMGVAAAQQCLNNAQLQMPGAIVTGTALGCLEDTYVFLSRIIEMEEEMLPPTAFIQSTHNTVGAQVALMLKCHAYNNTFVHKGVSFENALLDAILLLKEGEANDILVGGIDELTDASYIVLERLGLYRRKPVNNLDLFRTTAKGSIGGEGASFVLLSDEASLENLARLVALKTLFKPQVQISNMINDFLDEQGLTTNEVDVVITGRNGDIRNDAVYDVIPAMFENSDIANYKHLTGEYSTASAFSMWLGANIVKRGEVPIATVQQKGKASTPPKNVLIYNHYQNIYHSLLLLSAC encoded by the coding sequence ATGAGCATATACATCCGTTCGGCAGCAAGCGTATCTGCCCAAAACACACTGGACAATACACAGTTTTTGGCCAACCCAATGGAATACACAGGCACACGTGTGCCTGTGGTAGATCCTGATTACAAGCAGTACATAGACCCTAAATTAATACGGCGCATGAGCCATGTTATTAAAATGGGAGTAGCAGCTGCGCAGCAATGTTTAAACAATGCGCAGCTGCAAATGCCTGGCGCAATAGTTACAGGCACGGCCCTGGGCTGCCTTGAAGATACTTATGTTTTTCTGAGCAGAATTATTGAGATGGAAGAAGAGATGCTTCCGCCAACGGCCTTTATACAATCTACGCACAACACGGTAGGCGCGCAGGTAGCTTTAATGCTGAAGTGCCACGCCTATAACAACACGTTTGTACATAAAGGCGTATCGTTTGAGAATGCGTTGTTAGATGCCATATTACTCCTCAAGGAGGGCGAGGCAAACGACATACTGGTTGGCGGCATTGATGAACTAACCGATGCCAGTTACATTGTGTTAGAGCGATTGGGCTTGTATCGCCGCAAGCCGGTAAATAATCTTGATCTATTTAGAACGACCGCCAAAGGTAGTATAGGAGGCGAGGGAGCATCTTTTGTGTTGCTATCGGATGAAGCCTCATTGGAAAATTTAGCGCGACTGGTGGCCTTAAAAACGCTGTTTAAGCCACAGGTGCAAATTTCCAATATGATAAACGATTTTTTGGACGAACAAGGTTTAACCACAAATGAGGTTGACGTAGTAATAACCGGCCGTAACGGAGACATACGAAATGATGCTGTTTATGATGTTATACCTGCCATGTTTGAAAACAGCGATATAGCAAATTACAAGCACCTTACCGGCGAATATTCAACAGCCTCGGCTTTTAGTATGTGGCTGGGCGCTAATATTGTAAAGCGCGGTGAGGTACCTATAGCTACCGTTCAACAGAAAGGGAAAGCCAGTACGCCGCCAAAAAATGTGCTGATCTACAACCATTATCAAAATATATATCATTCATTATTGCTACTTTCGGCTTGTTGA
- a CDS encoding beta-ketoacyl-[acyl-carrier-protein] synthase family protein — protein MSSKVYIAGVGVISAIGNNVEENLAAFERGAAGQAEITLLNTRHKGVLPVAEVKLSNEELAELAGLPPTTSRTKMISMMAAREALKDAGLDTIAGLRKGFVSANTVGGMDKSEDFFVEFVADHNKGKLRYIFDHECGSVTEVVAAKLGLTDHISTISTACSSSANAIFYGARLIKNDLLDVVVAGGVDSLTKFTLNGFNTLMILDKNFCKPFDEHREGLNLGEGAGYVVLISDKVKQQLNKAVYCELSGYNNSNDAYHQTASSPDGVGSYMAMQGALNKAGLQPADIDYINLHGTGTPNNDGAEGTAIKRLFGNHYPAMSSTKAFTGHTLGASGGIEAVYSVLAIKHGLIYPNLRFETPMEGLDLVPQTQLEKNADIQHVLSNSFGFGGNCTSLIFSAC, from the coding sequence ATGAGTTCAAAGGTTTACATAGCAGGCGTTGGAGTAATATCGGCCATTGGTAATAATGTTGAGGAGAACCTGGCTGCCTTTGAGCGCGGCGCGGCAGGGCAGGCTGAGATAACGCTGCTAAACACAAGGCATAAAGGTGTGCTTCCGGTAGCAGAAGTAAAGTTAAGCAATGAAGAGTTAGCAGAACTCGCCGGTTTGCCTCCCACCACCAGCAGAACAAAAATGATTAGCATGATGGCTGCACGCGAGGCATTGAAAGATGCCGGGCTTGACACTATCGCCGGTTTGCGTAAAGGTTTTGTTTCTGCCAACACGGTTGGTGGTATGGACAAAAGCGAAGATTTTTTTGTTGAGTTTGTTGCTGATCACAACAAAGGCAAGCTGCGTTATATATTCGACCATGAATGTGGAAGCGTAACCGAAGTGGTTGCCGCAAAGCTGGGCCTTACGGATCACATCTCCACCATTAGTACAGCTTGCTCATCATCGGCAAACGCTATATTTTACGGTGCCCGTTTGATAAAAAATGACCTGTTGGACGTTGTTGTTGCAGGAGGTGTAGATTCGCTCACCAAATTCACGCTGAATGGTTTTAATACTTTAATGATACTGGACAAGAACTTTTGCAAGCCTTTTGATGAGCATCGTGAGGGCCTCAATTTGGGCGAAGGCGCTGGTTATGTGGTATTGATATCAGATAAAGTAAAACAACAGTTAAATAAGGCTGTGTATTGTGAGTTAAGTGGTTATAATAACAGTAACGATGCTTATCATCAAACCGCATCATCGCCTGACGGGGTGGGTTCATACATGGCCATGCAGGGAGCTTTGAACAAAGCAGGATTGCAACCGGCAGATATTGACTACATTAATTTGCACGGCACGGGTACACCTAATAATGACGGTGCAGAAGGTACAGCCATCAAACGTTTATTCGGCAATCATTATCCGGCTATGAGTTCAACCAAGGCTTTTACCGGGCACACATTGGGTGCAAGCGGTGGCATTGAGGCGGTATATTCCGTATTGGCCATAAAGCACGGCTTAATATATCCTAACCTGCGTTTTGAAACGCCAATGGAAGGCCTCGATCTGGTGCCGCAAACGCAACTCGAAAAGAATGCTGACATTCAACACGTGCTTTCCAATTCGTTTGGGTTTGGGGGGAATTGTACATCTTTAATTTTTTCGGCCTGCTGA
- the gloA2 gene encoding SMU1112c/YaeR family gloxylase I-like metalloprotein, whose amino-acid sequence MIPRINRIHHVAIICSDYEKSRHFYTKVLGFVVLQEVYREEKRSYKLDLQVGELYQIELFSFPQPPPRPSRPEAAGLRHLALEVDDIDDAVAAVKWHGVPVEDVRVDEYTGKRFTFFADPDGLPIEFYEK is encoded by the coding sequence ATGATACCGCGGATAAACCGTATTCATCACGTCGCAATTATTTGCTCCGACTATGAAAAATCCAGGCACTTTTATACAAAGGTGCTTGGATTTGTTGTTTTACAGGAAGTTTATCGTGAAGAAAAGCGATCCTACAAATTGGACCTGCAGGTAGGGGAGTTGTATCAGATAGAGCTATTCTCGTTTCCGCAACCACCGCCCCGTCCGTCCCGCCCGGAAGCGGCAGGGCTGCGCCATCTGGCCCTTGAGGTTGATGATATAGATGATGCCGTAGCCGCTGTTAAATGGCATGGTGTACCGGTAGAGGACGTAAGGGTAGATGAGTACACCGGCAAGCGCTTTACTTTCTTTGCCGACCCTGATGGGCTACCCATAGAGTTTTATGAAAAGTAA
- the purL gene encoding phosphoribosylformylglycinamidine synthase subunit PurL, with protein METQELTTVETAKQLGLLPQEFDRIKEILGRTPNFTELSIFSVMWSEHCSYKNSITWLKTLPKDGPRMLAKAGEENAGLVDLGDGIGCAFKIESHNHPSALEPYQGAATGVGGINRDIFTMGARPIAQLNSLRFGDIQLDKTKWLIKGVVKGISHYGNAFGIATVGGELFFDDCYNVNPLVNAMSAGIVKAGETVSATSYGVGNPVYIVGSATGKDGIHGAAFASKDITEDSINDLPAVQVGDPFQEKLLLEATLEVIKTGAVVGMQDMGAAGIICSNSEMSAKGEHGMKINLDAVPTRQENMKPFEILLSESQERMLIVVHKGREKEVEAVFDKWDLNCAIIGEVTDTKRLQYYAKGELVADVPADDLVLGGGAPVYQREYREPAYYAENQKFKIEDVAEPENLIDVAEHLISHPNIASKRWVTDQYDSMVGVATMTTNRPCDAAVVNVLDTNKAIVLTVDCNSRYVYADPQKGTAIAVAEAARNITCAGGEPVAITNCLNFGNPYNPEVYWQFVGAIKGMGEACTKFETPVTGGNVSFYNQSSDEGPVFPTPTIGMLGVMDDVSNIMTADFKQPDDLIYLIGESVNDIASSQYLASWHKILAAPAPYFDLDKEYAMHQVVKQLIQHKVIQSAHDVADGGLFIALTESALPNGLGFDIASDSSIRKDAFLFGEAQGRVVVSVAPADQERFVEMMATSEVEFSLLGTVSNGYMHVDEQSFGHITDVKLVYNNVLHAILGE; from the coding sequence TTGGAGACTCAGGAACTTACCACCGTTGAAACAGCCAAACAATTAGGCTTACTACCCCAGGAATTTGATCGTATAAAAGAAATATTGGGCCGCACGCCTAACTTTACCGAATTGTCTATCTTCTCGGTAATGTGGAGCGAGCACTGCTCTTATAAAAACTCTATCACCTGGTTAAAAACTTTGCCGAAGGATGGTCCGCGTATGCTGGCTAAAGCGGGCGAAGAGAATGCTGGTTTGGTTGATCTGGGCGATGGCATTGGCTGCGCCTTTAAAATTGAATCGCACAATCACCCTTCAGCTTTAGAGCCCTATCAAGGTGCTGCTACCGGTGTAGGTGGTATTAATCGCGATATTTTTACCATGGGTGCACGCCCTATAGCGCAGTTAAATTCATTGCGTTTTGGCGATATTCAGCTGGATAAAACCAAGTGGTTAATAAAAGGCGTTGTAAAAGGCATTAGCCACTACGGTAACGCCTTTGGCATTGCTACCGTGGGCGGCGAGTTGTTTTTTGACGATTGCTATAACGTAAATCCGCTGGTTAATGCTATGTCTGCCGGTATTGTAAAAGCTGGCGAAACCGTATCTGCAACATCATATGGTGTAGGTAACCCGGTTTACATAGTAGGTTCGGCTACCGGTAAAGACGGTATACACGGTGCGGCCTTCGCATCAAAAGATATTACAGAAGACTCTATAAATGATTTGCCGGCTGTACAGGTAGGCGATCCTTTCCAGGAGAAATTATTATTGGAAGCAACGCTTGAAGTAATTAAAACCGGTGCTGTTGTAGGTATGCAGGATATGGGCGCGGCAGGTATTATCTGCTCTAACTCAGAAATGTCTGCCAAAGGCGAGCACGGTATGAAAATAAATCTTGACGCGGTACCAACCCGTCAGGAAAACATGAAACCTTTTGAGATCCTGTTATCAGAATCTCAGGAGCGTATGCTAATTGTGGTACACAAAGGCCGTGAGAAAGAGGTAGAAGCTGTATTTGATAAATGGGATTTGAACTGCGCCATTATTGGTGAGGTGACCGACACTAAACGCCTGCAATATTATGCAAAAGGCGAATTAGTTGCAGATGTACCGGCTGACGACTTAGTATTAGGTGGTGGTGCGCCGGTTTATCAGCGCGAATACCGTGAGCCTGCTTACTATGCCGAAAATCAGAAATTTAAAATTGAAGACGTTGCCGAGCCCGAAAACTTAATTGATGTGGCCGAGCATCTGATATCTCACCCCAATATTGCATCTAAACGTTGGGTGACCGACCAGTATGATTCAATGGTTGGTGTGGCTACTATGACTACCAATCGCCCGTGCGATGCTGCTGTGGTAAACGTGTTAGATACCAACAAAGCTATCGTTTTAACGGTTGATTGTAATTCACGTTATGTATATGCCGATCCGCAAAAAGGTACTGCCATTGCAGTTGCTGAAGCTGCACGTAACATTACCTGCGCAGGCGGCGAGCCGGTTGCTATTACCAACTGCTTAAACTTTGGTAATCCATATAATCCGGAAGTTTACTGGCAGTTTGTAGGCGCTATTAAAGGTATGGGCGAGGCTTGTACCAAATTTGAAACGCCGGTAACCGGTGGTAACGTAAGTTTCTACAACCAGTCATCTGATGAAGGTCCGGTGTTCCCTACGCCAACCATTGGTATGCTGGGTGTAATGGATGATGTGAGCAACATCATGACCGCCGACTTTAAACAACCTGATGACCTGATCTATCTGATAGGCGAATCAGTTAATGATATCGCTTCTTCACAATATTTGGCTTCATGGCATAAAATTCTGGCTGCTCCGGCGCCATATTTTGATCTGGATAAAGAATATGCCATGCACCAGGTTGTAAAGCAATTGATACAGCATAAAGTTATCCAATCAGCGCACGACGTTGCAGACGGTGGCTTGTTTATCGCTTTAACAGAATCGGCCTTGCCTAACGGTTTGGGCTTTGATATCGCATCGGACAGCAGCATCCGTAAAGATGCCTTCCTGTTTGGTGAGGCACAAGGCAGAGTGGTGGTAAGCGTAGCCCCGGCAGATCAGGAACGCTTTGTTGAAATGATGGCTACCAGCGAGGTTGAGTTTAGTTTATTAGGCACTGTTAGCAATGGTTATATGCATGTTGACGAGCAATCGTTCGGTCATATAACCGACGTGAAACTGGTTTACAACAACGTGTTGCACGCTATATTAGGAGAATGA
- a CDS encoding energy transducer TonB — MLISNFNLYKSEWLDLVFDKRNKEYGAYNIRQHYAENLSKALFIAVVTIVGGTLAVGAAIKVEPAEKVVVVDLPVLPPPPSSQTKEEPVKPELEQPAKATTPVKTKGFPPPVVTNEPVDTEPPTIDELKDAAVGQVDIAGPSTTQGANPEPVTTTSGGGGTGTDITESSEPVNTAVLSVMPAPVGGDEVWTKFLKKNLRYPALAVEEGKGGKVWISFVIEKDGTLTDIKVVRGPGFGMDEEALRVLKKAPAWTPGIQHNKPVRVQYTLPINFALE, encoded by the coding sequence ATGCTTATCTCAAACTTCAATTTATACAAGAGCGAGTGGCTCGATCTTGTATTCGACAAAAGAAACAAAGAATATGGTGCTTACAACATAAGGCAGCACTATGCAGAAAACCTGAGCAAGGCCTTGTTCATTGCAGTAGTAACAATTGTTGGTGGGACACTTGCAGTAGGGGCGGCTATTAAAGTTGAACCAGCCGAAAAAGTCGTAGTAGTTGATTTACCAGTATTGCCTCCGCCGCCTTCATCACAAACTAAGGAAGAGCCGGTAAAGCCTGAATTGGAACAACCTGCAAAAGCTACAACGCCGGTCAAAACTAAAGGTTTTCCGCCGCCTGTAGTAACAAATGAACCTGTGGATACCGAGCCGCCAACTATAGATGAGTTAAAAGACGCTGCGGTTGGACAAGTTGATATAGCCGGACCCAGCACTACTCAAGGGGCGAACCCTGAACCTGTAACAACAACAAGTGGGGGCGGAGGCACTGGAACGGATATAACAGAAAGTTCGGAGCCAGTTAATACTGCCGTATTAAGCGTTATGCCTGCTCCGGTTGGCGGTGATGAAGTCTGGACAAAGTTCCTTAAAAAGAATCTACGTTACCCTGCTTTGGCTGTAGAGGAAGGTAAAGGCGGCAAGGTTTGGATTAGCTTTGTTATTGAAAAGGATGGCACACTTACCGATATAAAGGTAGTACGCGGCCCCGGCTTTGGTATGGATGAAGAAGCGCTGCGCGTGTTAAAAAAAGCACCCGCCTGGACACCCGGCATACAGCATAACAAACCTGTTAGGGTGCAATATACCTTGCCTATCAATTTTGCATTGGAATAG
- a CDS encoding DUF4468 domain-containing protein, with the protein MKNIILVITIVVFKVTTVFAQADSLVIDENNKYIYYQVVAQPGSSADSLQARAVYFAKKAFADSKLKFKKSEKGTIRATGGVLVSKKSSIGLHEDARIDYTMVIEVKDNRYRYWFTDFIIVPYARDRYANFVPVSGKNTPLENGLSSLSKKDFDGYTAKLFATVKDIGNRLKTYMKTPVAPVKQEVKKTTIPATNW; encoded by the coding sequence ATGAAAAATATAATCTTAGTTATAACAATAGTTGTTTTCAAAGTTACTACGGTATTTGCGCAGGCAGATTCTTTGGTGATAGATGAAAATAATAAATATATATACTACCAGGTTGTAGCGCAGCCGGGTTCATCGGCAGATAGCTTACAGGCCCGTGCCGTTTACTTTGCAAAAAAAGCATTTGCTGATAGTAAGCTGAAATTTAAGAAAAGCGAAAAAGGAACAATAAGGGCTACCGGTGGTGTATTGGTGTCAAAAAAATCGAGCATTGGTTTGCATGAAGATGCCCGCATTGATTATACTATGGTAATAGAGGTAAAAGATAACCGTTATCGTTATTGGTTTACTGATTTTATTATTGTGCCTTATGCCCGCGACCGTTATGCCAACTTTGTACCCGTTAGCGGTAAAAACACGCCGCTTGAAAACGGATTGTCATCGCTTTCAAAAAAAGATTTTGACGGATATACCGCAAAATTATTCGCTACTGTTAAAGATATAGGTAACCGATTAAAAACTTACATGAAAACGCCGGTAGCTCCGGTGAAACAAGAGGTGAAGAAAACAACCATACCTGCTACCAACTGGTAG
- a CDS encoding outer membrane beta-barrel protein, translating to MKKILLLSMIAFGALTVKADKIGGTRELTMVADTGDTPLTISGSVDGYYKYDFAKSSQLGTSFATDHNSFSIGMVDIALKKTTGKTSFVGEIAFGPRGQYQSVPNGDGVALNANNSFHIQNLYVNYAATDALTLTMGYMGTFVGYEVISPAGNFNYSTSYMFTNGPFQNAGFKATYAFSSKASLMAGVFNDGWNVYTSMGKIDNFGAQLFVSPVEGWNAYFNVLTGPSAGRELDFTTAYQITSAFKLGLNAADYTLPSSAGKGGFSGVALYPQLAVSSAVTLGLRGEYFKVKTTDIAGFPGYSYVQAGTSVTALTATANIKSGGLTIIPEFRFDNGSANTWMNKSGMPTKKAAQALLAFVYAF from the coding sequence ATGAAAAAAATCTTACTTTTATCAATGATCGCTTTTGGGGCACTAACGGTTAAAGCCGACAAAATTGGCGGCACCCGCGAGTTAACCATGGTAGCAGATACCGGCGATACCCCGCTAACCATCTCTGGATCGGTTGATGGTTATTACAAATATGATTTTGCAAAATCAAGCCAGCTGGGTACCAGCTTTGCAACAGACCACAACTCTTTCTCAATTGGTATGGTTGATATTGCATTGAAGAAAACAACCGGTAAAACTTCGTTTGTTGGTGAAATTGCTTTTGGTCCAAGAGGTCAGTACCAGTCAGTGCCTAACGGAGACGGTGTTGCGCTTAACGCAAATAATTCATTTCACATCCAAAACTTATACGTTAACTATGCTGCTACCGACGCGTTAACGTTGACAATGGGTTATATGGGTACATTTGTTGGTTATGAAGTTATAAGTCCTGCCGGTAACTTTAACTACTCAACTTCTTACATGTTCACTAACGGTCCGTTCCAAAATGCCGGTTTCAAAGCTACTTATGCTTTCTCATCTAAAGCAAGCTTAATGGCAGGTGTATTTAATGATGGCTGGAACGTTTACACTTCAATGGGTAAAATTGACAACTTCGGTGCGCAATTATTCGTATCACCTGTTGAAGGTTGGAATGCTTACTTCAACGTATTAACTGGTCCGTCTGCAGGTAGAGAGTTAGACTTCACTACAGCTTACCAAATAACCAGCGCTTTCAAATTAGGTTTGAACGCTGCTGATTACACTTTGCCTTCATCAGCTGGTAAGGGTGGTTTCTCAGGCGTAGCTTTATATCCTCAGTTAGCAGTATCATCTGCGGTAACTTTGGGTTTAAGAGGTGAGTACTTCAAAGTTAAAACAACTGATATTGCAGGTTTCCCTGGATACAGCTATGTACAGGCAGGTACTTCAGTAACTGCTTTAACTGCTACAGCTAACATCAAATCTGGTGGCTTAACTATCATCCCTGAGTTCAGGTTTGATAACGGTTCAGCTAACACCTGGATGAACAAAAGCGGAATGCCAACTAAAAAAGCAGCACAAGCTTTGTTAGCATTTGTATATGCCTTCTAA
- a CDS encoding glutamine synthetase III family protein codes for MPNIRFRALETVLTRTTPDVKVPSQKISDYYGTNVFDMQKMKDYLSKDAYQSIITAIEKGEPIQRDMAEHVATAMKSWAISKGATHYTHWFQPLTGTTAEKHDAFFEPTADGGAIEVFSGDALAQQEPDASSFPSGGIRNTFEARGYTAWDPSSPAFLMARTLCIPTVFVSYTGEALDYKVPLLKALNALDKAAVDVCHYFDKSVEKVNASLGIEQEYFLVDSALFNARPDLYLTGRTLFGHMSAKNQQLEDHYFGSIPSRVYAFMQDMETEALLLGIPLKTRHNEVAPSQFECAPIYEEINLAIDHNQLLMDIMDRVAKKHNFQVLLHEKPYAGINGSGKHNNWSMITNTGKNLLSPGKTPKNNLMFLTFFVNTIKAVYEHADLLRASIASVNNDHRLGANEAPPAIISIFLGSQLTDLLDEIETSRISKKIKDDALLWQGIPKIPQILKDNTDRNRTSPFAFTGNKFELRAVGSSANSASPMTVLNTIVADQLKKFKYDVDKILKKGEKKDLALLMVLKKYIKESKSIRFEGNGYSDEWEKEAEARGLANIRTTPKALDAMVTEKSEILFAETGVYTRREAHARHEILLESFYKKLQIEARVIGDMVVNIIIPAALAYQSKLIENARGLKDLGLDASTYKVQIDIINQLAEHINFIKTNVEQMVDERKKANKIEDVREKAIAYDEKVKSFFQPIRYHVDKLEQIVDDSIWPLPKFRELLFVK; via the coding sequence ATGCCCAATATTAGATTCCGCGCACTGGAAACCGTACTCACCCGTACAACGCCTGACGTAAAAGTGCCTTCTCAAAAAATATCAGATTATTATGGCACCAACGTTTTTGATATGCAAAAAATGAAAGATTATCTTTCAAAAGATGCTTATCAAAGCATCATCACAGCTATTGAAAAAGGTGAACCTATTCAGCGCGATATGGCAGAACATGTTGCTACTGCCATGAAATCATGGGCAATTAGTAAAGGTGCCACCCACTATACGCATTGGTTTCAACCATTAACAGGTACAACTGCTGAAAAGCACGACGCTTTTTTTGAACCAACTGCCGACGGCGGCGCCATTGAGGTTTTCTCAGGCGATGCTTTAGCACAACAAGAACCCGATGCTTCAAGTTTCCCAAGCGGCGGTATCCGTAATACTTTTGAGGCGCGTGGCTATACTGCCTGGGACCCATCTTCGCCGGCATTTTTAATGGCGCGTACTTTATGTATACCTACCGTGTTTGTATCATACACAGGCGAAGCATTAGATTATAAGGTACCTTTATTAAAGGCATTGAACGCGCTTGATAAAGCTGCTGTAGACGTTTGCCATTATTTTGACAAAAGCGTTGAAAAAGTAAATGCCTCTTTAGGTATTGAGCAGGAATATTTTCTGGTTGACAGCGCGCTGTTCAATGCCCGTCCGGATCTTTACTTAACTGGTCGCACTCTATTTGGGCACATGTCTGCAAAAAACCAGCAACTGGAAGATCATTACTTCGGTTCTATTCCAAGCCGTGTTTACGCCTTTATGCAAGACATGGAAACTGAAGCTTTATTATTAGGTATACCTTTAAAGACCCGTCATAATGAGGTTGCACCTTCGCAATTTGAATGCGCACCTATATATGAGGAAATAAACCTGGCCATTGATCATAACCAATTATTGATGGATATCATGGATCGTGTTGCTAAAAAACACAACTTCCAGGTTTTATTACATGAAAAGCCATACGCAGGCATTAACGGCTCGGGCAAGCACAACAACTGGTCAATGATCACTAACACCGGTAAAAACTTGTTATCGCCGGGAAAAACGCCTAAAAACAACCTGATGTTCCTTACCTTCTTTGTAAATACTATCAAAGCGGTTTACGAACATGCAGATCTGTTACGCGCATCAATTGCATCCGTAAACAACGATCATCGCCTGGGCGCTAATGAGGCTCCGCCTGCTATTATTTCTATTTTCCTGGGTTCGCAACTAACCGACCTGCTGGATGAGATTGAAACCTCACGCATCAGCAAAAAAATAAAAGACGATGCCTTGCTATGGCAGGGTATTCCTAAAATACCACAAATATTAAAAGACAATACTGACCGTAACCGCACCTCTCCTTTTGCCTTTACCGGCAATAAATTTGAGTTGCGCGCTGTAGGTTCGTCAGCTAACTCGGCCAGCCCGATGACGGTATTGAACACTATAGTGGCTGATCAGCTTAAAAAGTTCAAGTATGATGTAGATAAAATCCTTAAAAAAGGCGAGAAAAAGGATTTGGCTTTATTAATGGTGCTAAAAAAGTATATTAAAGAGTCAAAATCTATCCGCTTTGAGGGCAATGGTTACAGTGATGAATGGGAAAAAGAAGCCGAAGCACGCGGTTTAGCCAATATACGTACTACACCAAAGGCGCTTGACGCCATGGTTACAGAAAAATCTGAAATATTGTTTGCCGAAACCGGCGTATATACCCGTCGTGAAGCGCATGCGAGACATGAGATATTGCTGGAAAGCTTTTACAAAAAGCTGCAAATTGAAGCACGTGTAATTGGTGATATGGTTGTTAACATCATTATTCCAGCTGCTTTAGCGTACCAGTCAAAATTAATTGAAAATGCGCGTGGACTGAAGGACCTGGGCTTAGATGCTTCAACCTATAAAGTACAAATAGATATTATCAATCAACTTGCTGAACACATTAATTTCATCAAAACCAACGTTGAGCAAATGGTTGACGAGCGTAAAAAGGCTAACAAGATTGAGGATGTGCGCGAGAAAGCCATTGCTTATGACGAAAAAGTAAAAAGTTTCTTCCAGCCTATTCGCTACCATGTAGATAAACTGGAACAAATAGTTGACGATTCGATATGGCCACTGCCAAAATTCAGAGAGCTACTGTTTGTTAAATAA